From Vitis vinifera cultivar Pinot Noir 40024 chromosome 14, ASM3070453v1, a single genomic window includes:
- the LOC100253237 gene encoding probable galacturonosyltransferase 9: MAVAARGGRGSFGGGGLRNIVSYRIFASALFTILFIATISVLLNTNPAPPSHDSVIPSSGNAYMQRTFLALKSDPLRTRLDLIHKQANDHITLVNAYAAYARKLKLDISRQLRMFDDLARNFSDLAARPGPRTAPEDEVEGTGDEDLVRQLEKEVKDRVKIARLMIAESKESYDNQIKIQKLKDTIFSVNELLVKAKKNGQVASLIAAKSIPKSLHCLAMRLVEERIAHPDKYTEEEDSAEFEDPSLYHYAIFSNNVIAVSVVVNSAVKNAQEPWKHVFHVVSDRMNVAAMKVWFKMRPVGGGARVEVKAVEDYAFLNSSYVPVLRQMESANYGDNAKLRNPNYSLLNHLRFYLPEMYPKLHRILFLDDDVVVQKDLSALWRIDLDGKVNGAVETCFGSFHRYAHYLNFSNSVIREKFNPKACAWAYGMNIFDLDAWRREKCTDQYHYWQNLNEDGTLWKSGMLPPGLITFYSTTKSLDKSWHVLGLGYNPSISMDEINHAAVIHFNGNMKPWLDIAINQFKNLWTKYVDNDMEFVQVCNFGL; the protein is encoded by the exons ATGGCGGTAGCAGCTCGAGGCGGGCGAGGATCGTTCGGCGGCGGCGGTCTACGCAATATCGTCTCGTATCGGATCTTTGCCTCCGCCCTGTTCACTATTCTCTTCATCGCCACAATCTCTGTCCTCCTCAACACCAATCCAGCTCCTCCATCTCACGACTCT GTGATCCCGAGCTCCGGCAACGCCTACATGCAACGGACCTTCCTTGCCCTCAAATCTGATCCGCTCAGGACCCGACTCGACCTCATCCACAAGCAGGCCAACGATCACATCACCCTCGTCAACGCCTATGCGGCCTACGCCCGCAAGCTCAAGCTCGATATCTCGCGGCAGCTCCGAATGTTCGACGATTTGGCGCGGAATTTCTCTGATCTGGCGGCACGGCCTGGACCGAGGACGGCGCCGGAGGATGAGGTGGAGGGGACGGGGGACGAGGACCTTGTGAGGCAGTTGGAGAAGGAGGTGAAGGACAGGGTGAAGATCGCGAGGCTTATGATTGCTGAGTCGAAGGAGTCGTATGATAATCAGATCAAGATTCAGAAGTTGAAAGATACTATTTTTTCTGTGAATGAGTTGCTGGTGAAGGCGAAGAAGAATGGGCAGGTTGCAAGTTTGATTGCCGCGAAGTCTATTCCGAAGAGTCTGCATTGTTTGGCGATGAGATTGGTGGAGGAGAGAATTGCGCATCCAGACAAGTATACGGAGGAAGAGGACAGTGCTGAGTTTGAGGATCCGAGTTTGTACCATTATGCTATATTTTCGAATAATGTGATTGCAGTGTCGGTGGTGGTGAATTCTGCGGTGAAGAATGCTCAGGAGCCATGGAAGCATGTTTTCCATGTGGTATCGGATCGAATGAATGTTGCCGCCATGAAGGTTTGGTTTAAGATGAGGCCGGTCGGAGGAGGAGCACGTGTGGAGGTGAAAGCAGTGGAGGATTATGCGTTTTTAAATTCTTCATATGTGCCGGTGCTTAGACAAATGGAGTCGGCGAATTATGGGGATAATGCAAAACTAAGGAACCCCAATTACTCATTGCTGAATCACCTTCGGTTTTATTTGCCTGAGATGTACCCGAAGCTGCACCGCATTTTGTTTTTGGATGATGATGTGGTTGTTCAGAAGGACCTATCAGCCTTGTGGAGGATTGATTTGGATGGAAAGGTGAATGGGGCTGTTGAGACTTGCTTCGGCTCATTTCATCGTTATGCCCACTATTTGAACTTCTCGAATTCTGTCATTAGGGAGAAGTTCAACCCCAAGGCTTGTGCCTGGGCATATGGGATGAATATATTTGATCTTGACGCTTGGAGGCGTGAAAAATGCACGGACCAGTATCATTATTGGCAAAACTTG AATGAGGATGGGACGCTATGGAAATCGGGGATGCTTCCGCCTGGCCTGATCACATTTTACTCAACAACAAAATCATTGGACAAATCTTGGCATGTACTGGGACTTGGGTACAATCCAAGTATTAGCATGGATGAGATCAACCATGCTGCAGTGATTCATTTTAATGGAAACATGAAACCTTGGCTTGATATTGCCATTAACCAATTTAAGAATCTCTGGACAAAATATGTGGACAATGATATGGAGTTTGTGCAGGTGTGCAATTTTGGCCTCTAG